The Juglans regia cultivar Chandler chromosome 6, Walnut 2.0, whole genome shotgun sequence genome contains the following window.
ttggtactttgtattattttgatatgacatctgaaaacctttggcatggtgtactggttttcgtatctgactctgtctctgctttgctctgctctgctctgttatgctctgctctgtttgggttggtaccaacttctctgtctctgagtgcacccactttggaaacaaagtggttttattgtggtctttcctgtgtgcacactcggggctccgagaagaataaaggaaagatttcacctctgtctctacctggtttggccaccggggttagcacaaccctaccacgggggtgaaacatggtctctgctctatttgatgctctgttttgatctgatgatgatactcagtttatgtcatgccaaagtattatgggttttacgtgtcttaaaaccatcgttctgttacttttgaaaatatgttctgcattgcatgataactctggaaaatattttgttctgcatgctatactttgtaaatgcttatgtttgcatgctagcatatatcctctgcttactgagttgttgataactcaccccctatcttcataatatttttcagatgatgtgaagagtccaactgaggacctggattagattggtgagcatgattaagctgagagagcatgttagaagaaggaattctgatgtcttaatgtcttttagatttcaTTATATCTtaggcttgggtttagtaagacttttgaagatattagtttggtttgttatgactaccgggagattttggactccttagtttattttgctgcagtaataaCTTTATAGAGTTTCAATGTagttatttagagtacttgagattgagttttgctaataaagtgttggagttttattttagttgtattGGAAAACATGTTCTTTTATGAATTCGAATTTCACATTactgacttatctaaacaattTTAAGGACTTttagataaacttaatattgttaaagataaagttaataattattttatatcatctaaatttaaacttataatgataagataaattttatcatttaatcaACTAATCCTAGCTAATTTTagtatttacaattttaaaaatagggAAGGGATACAACTCACGCAAGATGTGACGTAAAGCAAGCCCTTGATTTTGAACACGAGATTTAAACAGTAGGGTGGAGATGTATGGTTACTTTTTTGGCACAAATTACCTACTTCGCAAAACAGAGTTCAGTTCAGATTCTATAATGGCATCTCACAAGGCATTCCGCCCAAGCAATCTTGATGGTGACCAAACAAAAGAAGATGAGAGCTTCGTCTACGCCGGCCAACTGGCAAACTCACTTGTGCTGCCCATGGCACTGCAAACGGCCTCAAGCTTTTTCCATAATATATCTAGTGAAACTAACCGCCTATTTTTAGGATCTCTAATAAAATCCgaggaaaaacatcatttcgGGCCCAAGACGGCCAATTGCAGAAGGTATTAGCTGCGTTTGATGacttgagttgaatttttttttatgaatagtaataagttaaaattacagaataaattttgtaaggtttaattaaaatgattttaaatttgtttagacGTTAAGATgatcaatttaaatatatttataaaaagttaaaaaatattgtgagtcccacgtgtaaagaagtaTTGAATTGAACAAGATTGTGGATCtcatgtgtaaagaggttttgaattgagatgaatttaataatttgaaagttgggagtttagatgttagatttagtttaaaattaaattgaactgagttgaatttagatgagtttaacaaaaataaataaataaaaagcacaAGTATTTACTAAAAGGCACGTGCCCGGTTCCCATGCATTGGATCTCATCATTtcgaattaaaaataaaagataaaaatctaGACTAAAATGTAATGTCGTTTAATTAAGCGACTAATACAAATTATCGACTTTCTTTCagtttgttttataattttacattgtttGAGCGAAACGTAACATGATTAACATAAAGTCAAGAAGCATTATTTGTCGGTGGCCTAGGTAGGACCCTGGCTATGTCCCCACCCCCCACCTTTCTCCAACTAGAATTATTAGGTcccgtttgaatattgagatggtCTTAATCTATTTCATCtgatcttaatatttaaatattatttaaatataaacactatttattttttattttttcattttttctatctaattgttacttaattattacatatttttcaaactttcaaataaaactaaaaaaccattcaagtttattattatttttatttaatttttttttctttttcaaaattttataaaatatatcaactcaaactattttactaatattcatatattttttatttcatttcatctaaatatccaaacaaggccttattCTCGCCATTTGCCACGTGCTACTAAGATTCATgtgcatctttttttttgtgtccatgatataaaattaatcatgatataaaattaatatggtTAGATGGATCATGGTTTTTGACCCTAATCTATTCATAGGTCCCAGCTAAAAGATGCAATTCTTGAGGGAGGAATTCCATTCGATAGGGTTCATGGCACGAGTGCCTTCGAGTATCTTGGAATGGACCCCAGGTTTAATAAGGTTTTTAACACAGCTATGCACAATCACACTACAATGCTTTTTAAGAAGATCCTTGAGTCCTACAAGGGCTTCGAGCCACTCAAGCAATTGGATCAAGGTTTTATAACTTggaatcatattatatataatatatatatgtatcaattACGATCATTTACACCtatattcataacaaaacaaataaaaattcataagaataattaagaatataatcCAAAAATGTTACtgaaaatctaattaaattcattaaatcAGTATAATACACAAACAAATTAACACCTAGCAATAATAGGGTTTTCAAGTTTTAAGGTTAAGATTTgtataacaatataattttaacttaaacagctattcaattaattaattaattgcaagTTTAAGGGTTGGGGTgcaattaattaactttttattaCTCATGTCTAATTGAGTCAACCCGCCGTTTGACCCGAACCTGGCAACACTGGATTGTACTTCTCGGATTCACACAGGTCGTATCAAATATCGCTAGCATTAGATATAACTTGGTACCGATATCTTAAGTTTAAATGCTAGATAACATTATGGTTTGGAAAAATAAGAGCTATGTAGATAAAAGACGCTTATTAACTAGCTCATATTAACTAGCTCAAGTTGCAGGCGTGGAACATGTAGGAGGAGATATGTTCAAAAGCGTTCCTAAAGGAGATGCAATCTTCATGAAGGTGAGTGAAATATTTAACTTGCAGGGATTCTATCTTGTATGACCCGTACGTATTGACTTAGTAATCCAAATACATTGCAAATTTATTGCCAATGGCACAATCCATTAGTGCAAAACATTGATCATGTTGCtacaactatatatagcattattttaaaaattaagggCATTGTGGAcatctctttcaaatttttggagATCGTATTGTCGTTTggcataaaaatttcacaaaaaggCATGAAGGAGTTCAAGGTGAGAAATCCTATTCTTCAACATATAGATTTTATCATCCAATATCTTCACTTGAAGTGGTTTGCTTATGAAACAACATGAAAGACGG
Protein-coding sequences here:
- the LOC108997966 gene encoding flavone 3'-O-methyltransferase 1-like, yielding MASHKAFRPSNLDGDQTKEDESFVYAGQLANSLVLPMALQTASSFFHNISSETNRLFLGSLIKSEEKHHFGPKTANCRRSQLKDAILEGGIPFDRVHGTSAFEYLGMDPRFNKVFNTAMHNHTTMLFKKILESYKGFEPLKQLDQGVEHVGGDMFKSVPKGDAIFMKGILHDWGDEQCLKLLKNCSTSIPNDGKVIIVEAFLPMMPEVCTCMKRNSQLDVLMMAQHPGGKERTQQEFEALATKAGFKGIKYECLVYSFQVMEFFK